GTTATTTCTGTTTTAGTGACTTCGCTGGACTTTTCTACTGGCGGCGGTCCTGATAACCGCATTAATTCTATGAGGTTGCTGTTCCTTACTGCACAGCGTACTTTGGCCAGATTAACGGCTCCTTGCGGACTCCAGGATGCTCCTTGATGTTTAAATCGTCGAGCTATGGTATGCCCTACATTTGATTCAATCACTCCTAAACCTCGGGCATTTTCCGGTACTGGCCTGTTTCTTTCCCGCCAGTCTGTTATGCCTTCCCATACACTATTCAGTAAACTCTTGAACTCCTCGATTTCGCACTCATGTCTATCATGCACTTCCCAACCACTGCGTTTAGCAGAATACATAAGCATATCATCGATTTTCTCCAATACTGCAACAAGTACCTTTACAAAGCTCTCTCGCAAAATTTTAAATAATTCCCTCTCAAGCCCATTGAAATTTATATCACCAGCAAGTACACTGTTGATAAGGGCACGAACCGGCGGACTGTCCATCACCGGACTCTCTGCCAGGAACTCTGAAGCGTTTAGTTTCAGGGCTGTGCTCAAGGAAGACCCTCCTTTGTTTTTTCTTGGCGGTTAAAACATTGGAGGTCTTCTCTTTTTTTACCCAAATTCCTGCCCTATTTTGTCATTTCCTGGTATATACCCAAGATAATTTTACACTAACGTTGCAGGATTTTTTGGAAAAAGTAAGCCGTTAAGCCTGGAAGAGATGGAAAAAGGCTTAAAAGAAAAAGCAGATGGGTTTCGCGAAATGATGAAGGCATACCTGGAACTGTTGGACAAGGAAATAGGATAAAGCGTGGCGGAAAAATAAGGGTATAGTTATAGAACGTAAGGCCAATAAACGGGAGATATATACGCAATTTGGGCAGATAAGAGGACATATTATTATGACAGGAAGAGGGATGACTATGTATATCTTATTGATAAAGCCGTAGGATTGGAGGGATATGAGAGAATAACCGGGACAGTTGCGGGTAGAGTTAATAGAACATGCAAGTGAGTCATCGTTTGGAGAGAGCAGCAGGCATGTGAGCGGCGGCGTGTTAGCGGTCAATAAAAATACAGCATTTTCGGCCAACAAAAATACAGCACTTGACCACCTTTAAAATTGGAAATTATTTTACGTGTTCAGTATTGTTTGTCGGTGTTTTAACCTGTAGCTATCACCGGTCATATTAAACTGCTCGCATTTATACATTAACCGGTCCAGCGTGGCGCAAAGCGGCGGGTAAGGGTTTTGCATGTAGAAGCAGATGAAGAACATGTAGCGCTGCAGGATGGGACCAATACAATAGTGCCGTTGATAAGCATCCATGAGGGGATAGAAAAAAGCGGTCAGCGTGGGCGAGGTGTAAATATGCACCACATAGGCAGTTACGGAAAAAGTTCCGAAAAATTGTGGCTTGAAGCCGTTAACTGGACATATGGGGCCTATAAAGTAGAAGCGATAGAACGCATATACCTCCATGGAGACGGCGCCGCTTGGATAAAAGAAGGGCTCAACTGGCTTCCAAAGGCCAAGATGGTATTGAATATAGGTAAAGCAATACCTTTATTTAAGTTTTTAAGAGGAATACAAAACGGAGAATATGTCTTTTAGACCATTTATAGAGGGTGGTCTAGCAAAAAAAAATCCTACAAAAAGTTGACACTGTCCAATTACAGCACAACATTGACGATTTGTATTAGACAGGTTTATAATAAATTGTGTTTAAAGAAATTATAAGAAAGGGTGGCCCATAAGTGCTCTTTAATTCCTACGAGTTCCTCTTTTTTTATCTGCCTATATGTTTTACTTTATACTTTATATTAAATCAGTTTCGATTAGTGAAAGTGTCCAGGGGTTGGCTTGCTTTCTGTTCTGTCTTTTTTTACAGTTGGTGGAACATTGCAAACCTTCCTATTCTTTCGGGAAGCATATTGTTTAACTATTTCACCGGGTCCATATTAACTAAATCCTCGTCAACGGTACGTAAAAAAATTGCTTTAATCGTTGGAATAACAATAAACCTCTTATTATTAGGCTATTATAAATACGCAAATTTCTTGATTGCTAACATCAATGCGGTGACAGGTTCTCGATTTTCACCCTTGTATGTTATACTACCGCTGGGCATAAGCTTTTTCACTTTTACTCAAATAGCGTATTTGGTTGATGCTTACAGGGGCGAAGCCAAAGAATACAGTTTTATAAATTATGTTCTTTTTGTGACTTTTTTCCCTCACCTTATAGCCGGTCCCATAATACATCATAAAGAAATGATGCCTCAATTTGCTTCACTAAGAGGCAAAGTACTTAATTGGAAAAACATATCGAATGGGCTATTTTTATTTGCTGTAGGTTTAGTTAAGAAGGTTTTAATAGCCGATTCCTTAGCTCATTGGGCCAATCCGGGGTTTAAAGCCATGAGTTTGACTATGGTTGAAGCTTGGGCCACTGCCCTTAGTTATACATTTCAGCTTTATTTTGACTTCAGTGGATATACAGATATGGCCATTGGCCTGTCTCTTTTTTTTAATATCCAACTTCCACAAAACTTCAACTCTCCTTATAAATCGGCTTCAATCATTGAGTTCTGGCGCCGATGGCATATGACATTGTCCAGGTTTTTAAGGGATTATCTGTATATTCCTCTAGGCGGGAGCTGCAGGGGGCTGTTCCGTAAATGTATTAACCTTGTTATAACAATGACTTTAGGTGGATTGTGGCATGGAGCAGCCTGGACTTTTGTTATCTGGGGATTTTTGCACGGGGTAGCGCTGGTAATCAACCACTTATGGCGAACGATAGGCTTTAGAATGCATTGGCTCCCGGGCCGCATTTTGACTTTTTTCTTTGTCACTGCCACATGGGTTATTTTTAGAGCGGAAAATTTACCACAGGCATTAGTTGTTTTAAAGGGTATGATTAACATTAAACATGTAGGATTGCATACTGGCATCACCCAGGCTTTACCGGCAGGCAGGAACGAGATTGTGGTCCTGGCTTTGCTATACCTGTTTGTTACTTGCTGGAAAAACAGCGCCGCCTGGGTAATGAACCTCAAGCCTAACTGGAAATGGGCAATGGTGGTAACGGTATTTTTGGTTGCCGGGATATTCGGTATGAATAGAGTTTCTGAATTTTTATATTTTCAGTTTTAGGGGTATGAATTATGAAAATTTATAAAAAATGGTCGATCTCCATAATTAGTTTAACCTTAAGTTTGATTTTAATATTTATGACCGTCAATTTTATAGTAGACCCGTTACAATACTACCGGAAAGCCTTTTACCAACCTGATTTTTCCGACCAGCAAAGGTATCAGAATCCGGGGTTGGCCAAAAACTACCAGTATGATACCATTATTCTCGGAACATCGATGAGCGAGAACTTTTTGCCTTCTTATATAGATGCAAAATTAGGGGTAAAAACACTAAAGCTTTCGATAATGGGCTCATCTGCCAAAGAACAGTTTATGATAGGAAATCTTGCTGTTAACACCGGTAAAGTGAAAAATATAATTTGGGCAGTAGATTATTTTTCGCTGCGTGGAGAGCCTAATCGGGTAAGAGATGAATATGGGGCTTTTCCTTATTATTTATATGATAAAAACCTCTTTAACGATGTTAATTATTTGCTCAATATTGATACAACCAGACAGGTGTTTCGCCTGTTAGCTGTGGCATTGGGAGTTATGGAAAGAAAAAACCCTGACCTCAATATTCTCAATAACTGGGGTTTCCGGGAAAGCTTCGGGAAAGAAAAAGTGTTGAAGGAGTGGGAAAGACTCAAAAAAGGAGGGCCTGTCACGATAACTGAATATGAAATTGACAATATTAAAAAGAACGTAGATCAAAACATTATACCGCTCGTGAAAAGTAATCCTGAAATTACGTTTTATCTCTACTACCCCCCATATAGCATTCTTCAGCATAGATTTTATTATGAAAAGAACCCACAACTGTTTGAAAATGAACTTTTTATAAAAAAATACATTTTTAAACAGATTGGCGGACTCCCTAATGTAAAGATTTACGATTTTCAACACGAAAAAAAGA
This genomic window from Thermincola ferriacetica contains:
- a CDS encoding MBOAT family O-acyltransferase is translated as MTGSRFSPLYVILPLGISFFTFTQIAYLVDAYRGEAKEYSFINYVLFVTFFPHLIAGPIIHHKEMMPQFASLRGKVLNWKNISNGLFLFAVGLVKKVLIADSLAHWANPGFKAMSLTMVEAWATALSYTFQLYFDFSGYTDMAIGLSLFFNIQLPQNFNSPYKSASIIEFWRRWHMTLSRFLRDYLYIPLGGSCRGLFRKCINLVITMTLGGLWHGAAWTFVIWGFLHGVALVINHLWRTIGFRMHWLPGRILTFFFVTATWVIFRAENLPQALVVLKGMINIKHVGLHTGITQALPAGRNEIVVLALLYLFVTCWKNSAAWVMNLKPNWKWAMVVTVFLVAGIFGMNRVSEFLYFQF
- a CDS encoding UPF0236 family transposase-like protein, whose product is MHVEADEEHVALQDGTNTIVPLISIHEGIEKSGQRGRGVNMHHIGSYGKSSEKLWLEAVNWTYGAYKVEAIERIYLHGDGAAWIKEGLNWLPKAKMVLNIGKAIPLFKFLRGIQNGEYVF
- a CDS encoding UPF0236 family transposase-like protein; the protein is MWADKRTYYYDRKRDDYVYLIDKAVGLEGYERITGTVAGRVNRTCK
- a CDS encoding UPF0236 family transposase-like protein, which translates into the protein MSTALKLNASEFLAESPVMDSPPVRALINSVLAGDINFNGLERELFKILRESFVKVLVAVLEKIDDMLMYSAKRSGWEVHDRHECEIEEFKSLLNSVWEGITDWRERNRPVPENARGLGVIESNVGHTIARRFKHQGASWSPQGAVNLAKVRCAVRNSNLIELMRLSGPPPVEKSSEVTKTEITKLLVEKSFFK